A DNA window from Haloferax volcanii DS2 contains the following coding sequences:
- the nrfD gene encoding NrfD/PsrC family molybdoenzyme membrane anchor subunit yields MSRETATSRFVVPEFGSAGKLWVGFLAAVVLVGVVAWAYQLTTGLVVTGMRNVFSWGLYIMMFVLFVGLSAGGLIISSAPKFFHSHRYEGFARLGVLVSLACITVAGLLILPDIGRPERLYQFFTSPDFRSPMVWDFGIVILYGALNLWYLWLLTRRDLAARGSRLALGVEDTEAGRERDRTLMFWTAAVALPTAVALHSVTGWIFATQIGRGDWFSPLVAPVFIAKALVSGLGLLLVVSVLVSRFTRFSVDREELTSLGKVLGIFLAFHVVYLLAAERLPHAWADHFGFWAITESFLIGESAYFWLWTVVGGAVPLVMLALPSFRKRVSVIFTASALAVFGTTFEGVRLVFTGYDAANIDAAPGISVGGEYAGVTTDIWATAGSYTPTLVEVAVTAGVIAIGALIVTLGLRYVPIQAETESTAVATDGGETRGEDR; encoded by the coding sequence ATGTCGAGAGAGACCGCCACCTCGCGGTTCGTCGTCCCCGAGTTCGGAAGCGCCGGGAAGCTCTGGGTGGGCTTTCTCGCCGCCGTCGTCTTAGTGGGCGTCGTCGCGTGGGCCTACCAGCTCACCACCGGCCTCGTCGTCACGGGGATGCGCAACGTGTTCTCGTGGGGGCTGTACATCATGATGTTCGTCCTGTTCGTCGGGCTGTCGGCCGGCGGGCTCATCATCTCCAGCGCGCCGAAGTTCTTCCACTCGCACCGCTACGAGGGGTTCGCGCGCCTCGGGGTGCTGGTGAGCCTCGCGTGCATCACCGTCGCCGGGCTGCTCATCCTGCCCGACATCGGCCGCCCCGAGCGCCTCTACCAGTTTTTCACCTCGCCGGACTTCCGGTCACCGATGGTGTGGGACTTCGGCATCGTCATCCTCTACGGCGCGCTGAACCTCTGGTATCTCTGGCTCCTGACCCGCCGCGACCTCGCGGCCCGCGGGTCGCGGCTGGCGCTCGGCGTCGAGGACACGGAAGCCGGCCGCGAGCGCGACCGGACGCTCATGTTCTGGACCGCCGCCGTCGCGCTGCCGACCGCGGTCGCGCTCCACTCGGTCACCGGGTGGATTTTCGCGACGCAAATCGGCCGCGGCGACTGGTTCAGCCCGCTCGTCGCGCCGGTGTTCATCGCCAAGGCGCTCGTCTCCGGGCTCGGTCTGCTGTTGGTCGTCTCCGTCCTCGTCTCGCGGTTCACCCGCTTCAGCGTCGACCGCGAGGAGCTGACGAGCCTCGGGAAGGTGCTCGGCATCTTCCTCGCGTTCCACGTCGTCTACCTGCTCGCGGCCGAGCGCCTCCCGCACGCGTGGGCCGACCACTTCGGGTTCTGGGCCATCACCGAAAGCTTCCTCATCGGTGAGTCGGCGTACTTCTGGCTCTGGACGGTCGTCGGCGGGGCGGTCCCGCTTGTCATGCTCGCGCTCCCGTCGTTCCGCAAGCGCGTGTCGGTCATCTTCACCGCCAGCGCCCTCGCGGTGTTCGGGACGACGTTCGAGGGGGTTCGACTGGTCTTCACCGGCTACGACGCGGCCAACATCGACGCCGCGCCCGGCATCTCCGTCGGCGGCGAGTACGCCGGCGTGACGACCGACATCTGGGCGACCGCGGGGTCGTACACTCCCACGCTCGTCGAGGTCGCGGTCACCGCTGGCGTCATCGCCATCGGCGCGCTCATCGTCACCCTCGGACTGCGGTACGTCCCGATTCAGGCGGAAACCGAATCGACCGCCGTCGCGACCGACGGCGGCGAGACGCGGGGGGAAGACCGATGA